One window of the Deltaproteobacteria bacterium genome contains the following:
- a CDS encoding SDR family oxidoreductase, producing MTALNGQVALVTGGARGIGRGIALAFARAGADVAIADLDHIASAAQQYTSANIGGFTEAQKTAAEITSLGRRSLAIQADVRQKADNEHMVQETIDRLGALHILVCNAGVVSVSAVDAMSEETWDLTFAVNVKGVFLSCQTAIPALKAHGKGCIINIASIAGKNGAAGLAHYCASKFAVVGFTNSLAKELAAANVRVNAICPGILRTQMWEYLADTLKRPNENKEDAWQRYIKGMIPLGRPQTPDDIGQLAVYLAAAENVTGQAINVDGGSELH from the coding sequence ATGACAGCACTCAACGGACAAGTCGCGCTCGTCACCGGCGGCGCGCGTGGCATTGGCAGAGGCATCGCCCTCGCCTTCGCACGGGCTGGGGCTGACGTGGCCATTGCCGATCTCGACCACATCGCCAGCGCGGCGCAACAGTACACCAGTGCGAACATCGGCGGCTTCACCGAGGCGCAAAAGACCGCCGCTGAAATCACGTCTCTAGGCCGCCGCTCGTTGGCGATTCAAGCCGATGTTCGCCAGAAGGCGGATAACGAGCACATGGTCCAGGAAACCATCGACCGTCTCGGCGCGCTGCATATTCTCGTCTGCAACGCCGGCGTGGTCAGCGTGTCTGCGGTCGATGCCATGAGCGAAGAGACCTGGGATCTGACCTTCGCCGTCAATGTCAAAGGTGTCTTCCTCTCCTGTCAGACGGCAATTCCTGCACTCAAAGCGCACGGCAAAGGCTGCATCATCAACATCGCCTCTATTGCCGGGAAAAACGGGGCCGCCGGGCTCGCGCATTACTGCGCCTCGAAGTTCGCGGTCGTGGGCTTCACCAATTCTCTCGCCAAAGAGCTGGCTGCGGCGAACGTGCGGGTGAACGCGATCTGTCCGGGCATTTTGCGCACGCAGATGTGGGAGTATTTGGCCGACACGTTGAAGCGGCCCAACGAAAACAAAGAGGATGCCTGGCAGCGGTACATCAAAGGCATGATCCCCTTGGGTCGCCCCCAAACCCCGGACGATATCGGCCAACTCGCGGTCTATCTCGCCGCAGCCGAGAACGTCACCGGGCAAGCGATCAACGTTGACGGTGGGAGTGAGCTGCATTAG
- the truA gene encoding tRNA pseudouridine(38-40) synthase TruA, whose product MSCISNWPSFPVQFKLTIEYDGTQYNGWQLQQNAPTVQGAVEAALARLFSTPVRVRVAGRTDTGVHASGQVVTFTPVKSLEPQRLQHSLNAILPTDIAVKQVEEVPDAFNPRRDARSRQYRYRIWNAPWRSPLWARYSWHLPYPLQVEEMNRAAALLIGDHDFSSFKGSDSVERRPQRTMLSSRVQHEEEFVLYDVEARSFLRHMVRNIVGTLVDVGRGALSVEEFARIFAARDRRQAGLNAPPQGLCLVEVKY is encoded by the coding sequence GTGAGCTGCATTAGCAACTGGCCGTCTTTTCCCGTGCAATTCAAACTGACGATCGAGTACGACGGCACGCAGTACAATGGCTGGCAGCTCCAACAGAATGCGCCGACGGTGCAGGGTGCTGTCGAAGCCGCACTCGCTCGCCTCTTCTCTACTCCCGTGCGCGTACGGGTCGCCGGTCGGACCGATACCGGTGTCCACGCCTCTGGGCAAGTCGTCACGTTCACACCGGTGAAGAGTCTTGAACCCCAGCGTCTGCAGCACAGTCTGAACGCGATCCTACCAACGGACATCGCCGTCAAACAGGTGGAGGAAGTGCCGGATGCTTTCAACCCACGGCGCGATGCTAGGAGTCGTCAGTATCGTTATCGTATCTGGAATGCGCCCTGGCGCTCTCCGCTCTGGGCGCGCTACTCCTGGCACCTCCCCTACCCGCTTCAAGTCGAGGAAATGAACCGCGCCGCCGCGCTCTTGATCGGCGACCACGATTTCTCGTCGTTCAAAGGGTCAGATTCCGTGGAACGCAGGCCGCAACGCACGATGTTGTCCAGCCGCGTGCAGCACGAGGAAGAGTTTGTGCTGTACGACGTGGAGGCGCGTTCGTTTTTACGCCACATGGTGCGTAACATTGTTGGCACCCTGGTCGATGTCGGGCGCGGTGCGCTCAGTGTGGAAGAGTTCGCCCGGATTTTTGCCGCGCGTGACCGCCGCCAGGCGGGTTTGAATGCCCCGCCTCAGGGACTGTGTCTGGTCGAAGTGAAGTACTGA
- a CDS encoding MFS transporter encodes MQPPGQGSRYPYYVLSVLFSVNVLNLVDRQAVYILFPLLKADLQLTDTQLGALGALPFALFYSFMGIPLGWLADRWHRVRLITLGLTVWSGFTALSGTARGFWSLFAIRVGVGIGESSCAPAAQTILSDYFPPAKRSTILAAFNCGVPIGHGLGLYLGGVIAQQWGWRWTFFALGLPGLLLALVVSQLREPVRGQMEVHRQPVATPPSSHALRQLWRTIRAKPALRWHFIAMAWIGFSVSAPAVWLPMFLVRLRGFSVETAGEIAGLSAVVAGLVGTFLGGVLADRWMIRRKNARMFILVLRSFLVIPFLIGMFFIVPSGLLVPIIVIGSCVSSVWFGPGSALVHDLVEPEIRAVAVAFYVLVINLAAGASPMIVGKLTDLSGDPLFLQYALLIAPAGDLLAGLCHYLGSRTLVADMQTQVHAAETS; translated from the coding sequence ATGCAACCTCCAGGGCAAGGGTCTCGCTATCCCTACTACGTGCTTAGTGTCCTGTTCTCTGTCAATGTGCTCAATCTGGTGGACCGGCAAGCGGTCTACATCCTGTTCCCGCTCCTGAAAGCGGACTTGCAACTGACCGACACACAACTTGGCGCGCTCGGCGCGTTGCCCTTTGCGTTGTTCTACAGTTTCATGGGCATTCCGCTGGGCTGGCTGGCGGATCGCTGGCATCGGGTGCGACTCATCACCCTCGGCCTCACCGTCTGGAGCGGATTCACCGCGTTGTCCGGCACAGCGCGCGGGTTCTGGTCGCTCTTCGCCATCCGAGTCGGCGTCGGCATTGGTGAGTCTTCTTGCGCCCCAGCGGCACAGACGATTCTCAGCGATTACTTTCCTCCGGCCAAACGCTCGACCATCTTGGCGGCGTTCAATTGTGGGGTGCCGATCGGCCACGGGTTGGGGTTGTACCTGGGCGGAGTAATTGCCCAGCAGTGGGGGTGGCGGTGGACGTTTTTCGCGCTTGGACTTCCGGGCCTGTTGCTTGCCCTCGTCGTCTCTCAACTCCGTGAGCCGGTGCGCGGGCAGATGGAAGTACACCGGCAGCCAGTGGCGACACCACCCTCGTCGCATGCCCTGCGGCAACTGTGGCGGACGATTCGCGCCAAGCCGGCGTTGCGGTGGCATTTCATTGCCATGGCGTGGATCGGCTTTTCCGTCAGCGCTCCCGCCGTGTGGTTGCCGATGTTCCTCGTCCGCCTTCGTGGCTTCAGTGTGGAAACCGCAGGCGAGATTGCCGGCTTGAGTGCGGTTGTAGCCGGTCTGGTCGGGACATTTTTGGGCGGAGTGCTGGCAGATCGTTGGATGATACGGCGGAAAAACGCGCGCATGTTCATCCTCGTGTTGCGCAGTTTTTTGGTGATTCCTTTCCTCATCGGCATGTTTTTTATCGTGCCGTCCGGGCTGCTCGTTCCCATCATCGTCATCGGGAGTTGTGTCAGCTCGGTGTGGTTCGGACCAGGTTCCGCGCTTGTACACGACTTGGTCGAGCCCGAAATCCGTGCCGTCGCCGTCGCGTTCTACGTCCTGGTGATCAATCTCGCCGCCGGCGCGTCGCCCATGATAGTCGGCAAGCTCACAGACCTGAGCGGCGACCCGCTGTTCTTACAGTACGCTTTGCTGATTGCTCCAGCCGGCGATCTCCTCGCCGGGCTCTGCCATTATCTCGGCTCGCGTACCCTGGTCGCGGATATGCAGACGCAGGTACACGCGGCGGAAACAAGCTAG